From one Dermacentor variabilis isolate Ectoservices chromosome 3, ASM5094787v1, whole genome shotgun sequence genomic stretch:
- the LOC142574255 gene encoding techylectin-5A-like isoform X1 yields MEFFGILMVAVVACFAVGLPFLVWRNLCVHVLLRLVCLVCVVCFSMETRSSAGKAVSEADEQQPGVSTVAGAGAGEQSRHNMAAGNLRRRLTMLVGVAILYVVAMAAEAAALAVTDVRPSIEQAEQRARELTEILASLKTTILPRHCTDLLGAGQRSSGVYTVFHKGAGPSGQSVYCDMDTDGGGWTVIQKRGQFGNRVYHFYRNWTEYARGFGDPSEEYWIGNDALNALTSSDQTMVLRVVLSNSTDDSASVDYDSVRVEPESKLYRIHLGKFSGPEGWDSMAISNGQNFSTHDRDNDLWPQNCASTFRGAWWYNSCHSANLNGLNLNGPHESFADGIEWSLRGSSVPLHYHSYPSVKMMIRPVGIPRFLLRE; encoded by the exons ATGGAGTTTTTCGGCATTTTGATGGTAGCTGTTGTGGCGTGTTTCGCGGTGGGGTTACCGTTTCTTGTGTGGCGTAATTTGTGTGTACATGTTCTTTTGCGTCTTGTTTGCCTGGTTTGCGTTGTTTGTTTCTCGATGGAGACGCGCTCTTCGGCAGGCAAGGCAGTCTCGGAAGCCGATGAACAGCAACCCGGAGTCTCGACTGTGGCGGGAGCTGGAGCCGGTGAGCAAAGCCG gcacaacatggctgCTGGGAATCTCCGCAGGCGGCTGACCATGCTGGTAGGCGTCGCCATTCTGTACGTGGTTGCCATGGCAGCAGAGGCGGCTGCGCTCGCGGTGACCGACGTCCGGCCGTCCATCGAGCAAGCGGAACAGCGGGCACGCGAGCTGACCGAGATACTGGCCAGCCTCAAGA CCACGATTCTCCCTCGGCACTGCACCGACCTGCTCGGTGCCGGACAGCGCTCGAGCGGAGTGTACACAGTGTTCCACAAGGGTGCCGGTCCTTCCGGACAGAGCGTCTACTGCGACATGGACACTGATGGTGGTGGCTGGACG GTCATTCAGAAGCGAGGCCAGTTCGGCAACAGAGTGTACCACTTCTACCGCAACTGGACCGAATACGCTCGAGGCTTCGGTGATCCATCTGAGGAGTACTGGATTG GCAACGACGCGCTTAATGCGCTGACGTCGAGCGACCAGACCATGGTTCTGCGTGTGGTGCTGAGTAACAGCACGGACGACAGTGCGTCGGTGGACTACGATAGCGTTCGGGTGGAACCCGAGAGTAAACTTTACAGAATACACCTCGGAAAGTTCTCCGGACCtgaag GTTGGGACTCCATGGCGATATCGAACGGCCAGAACTTCTCCACGCACGACCGGGACAACGATCTGTGGCCCCAGAACTGCGCCTCGACTTTCCGTGGCGCCTGGTGGTACAACAGCTGCCACTCGGCCAACTTGAACGGCCTCAACCTGAACGGGCCGCACGAGAGCTTCGCCGACGGAATCGAGTGGAGTCTGCGAGGTTCCTCTGTCCCGCTCCACTACCACTCCTACCCCAGCGTTAAGATGATGATACGACCAGTGGGAATTCCGCGTTTCTTGCTGCGCGAGTAA
- the LOC142574255 gene encoding techylectin-5A-like isoform X2: protein MAAGNLRRRLTMLVGVAILYVVAMAAEAAALAVTDVRPSIEQAEQRARELTEILASLKTTILPRHCTDLLGAGQRSSGVYTVFHKGAGPSGQSVYCDMDTDGGGWTVIQKRGQFGNRVYHFYRNWTEYARGFGDPSEEYWIGNDALNALTSSDQTMVLRVVLSNSTDDSASVDYDSVRVEPESKLYRIHLGKFSGPEGWDSMAISNGQNFSTHDRDNDLWPQNCASTFRGAWWYNSCHSANLNGLNLNGPHESFADGIEWSLRGSSVPLHYHSYPSVKMMIRPVGIPRFLLRE from the exons atggctgCTGGGAATCTCCGCAGGCGGCTGACCATGCTGGTAGGCGTCGCCATTCTGTACGTGGTTGCCATGGCAGCAGAGGCGGCTGCGCTCGCGGTGACCGACGTCCGGCCGTCCATCGAGCAAGCGGAACAGCGGGCACGCGAGCTGACCGAGATACTGGCCAGCCTCAAGA CCACGATTCTCCCTCGGCACTGCACCGACCTGCTCGGTGCCGGACAGCGCTCGAGCGGAGTGTACACAGTGTTCCACAAGGGTGCCGGTCCTTCCGGACAGAGCGTCTACTGCGACATGGACACTGATGGTGGTGGCTGGACG GTCATTCAGAAGCGAGGCCAGTTCGGCAACAGAGTGTACCACTTCTACCGCAACTGGACCGAATACGCTCGAGGCTTCGGTGATCCATCTGAGGAGTACTGGATTG GCAACGACGCGCTTAATGCGCTGACGTCGAGCGACCAGACCATGGTTCTGCGTGTGGTGCTGAGTAACAGCACGGACGACAGTGCGTCGGTGGACTACGATAGCGTTCGGGTGGAACCCGAGAGTAAACTTTACAGAATACACCTCGGAAAGTTCTCCGGACCtgaag GTTGGGACTCCATGGCGATATCGAACGGCCAGAACTTCTCCACGCACGACCGGGACAACGATCTGTGGCCCCAGAACTGCGCCTCGACTTTCCGTGGCGCCTGGTGGTACAACAGCTGCCACTCGGCCAACTTGAACGGCCTCAACCTGAACGGGCCGCACGAGAGCTTCGCCGACGGAATCGAGTGGAGTCTGCGAGGTTCCTCTGTCCCGCTCCACTACCACTCCTACCCCAGCGTTAAGATGATGATACGACCAGTGGGAATTCCGCGTTTCTTGCTGCGCGAGTAA